From the genome of Gorilla gorilla gorilla isolate KB3781 chromosome 4, NHGRI_mGorGor1-v2.1_pri, whole genome shotgun sequence:
TATATATCTCCAACAATAAGAAAAGACATTTGCATTAGGTTAttcatagcagccttatttataaatgcaaaatattgGAAGTGAcctaaatatctatatataaaagatTGATCAGTAAATTCTGatgcatacacacaatggaacGCTATGCATTTGTAATAAAGAATAAAGGATAGCTCTATGAGCTAATATGAAATAAGTTCAGCATATGTTGATAAGTGACAAATGCAACatgcaaatatacatatatttcaaacATGTCTATGTAAAAGTagttaattacaaagggaaaaatggtTATCGGCAGACTCGCCTTAACCAAGTGACCTAGGTTAACAGCTTCAGTAACAGTATAAATTGGTATCATGGTCCCCTTGATACGATGTTCTGAGACCACAATATTATCTTTATATTTCTGCCAAAAAATTATGATcataaaaaaatcagacaaacctAAACTTAGAAGTCATCTACAAAATAAAACGttaaagacatgaaaaataaagaatcctGAGGGTCTGAGATaatgaaaggaaacaaaagaggcTTAAGCAGAATCCtgaattgaagggagaaatatcaATCTATAATATCAATATTAAGGTGATTGGCAAAAGTTGAACATAGATAACGGATTAGACAATAATACTGAATCAATATTAAACATCCTGATTCCATACTTATACTTTTGTTATTCCTCGTTGATGTTTTTAGGGAAAACACTGAAATAacaagaagtaaataaataaataaataaatatacatatatatatatatacatatatatataaaatgcctgTAACTTACTTGCAAACAGttctttaaaagtataaaaaatgaatgtatgtgtatacatatataatatataatatataatataaaatattatatattatatatatatgtgacagggtcttgttttgtcactcaggctggagtgaagtggcatgatcatggttcaccatagccttgacctccaggctcaagcaatcctcccacctcagcctccagagtagctgagaccacagatgcacaccactaagcctagctaattttttgtagaaatgaggtctcactatgttacttaggctggtctcacactcctgggccaaaatgatcctcccacatcagcctcccaaagtgctgggattagaggtatgaaCAACCACTCCCAGccaacaaatactttttaaatgtggatCTCTGTTTGACAATAATATGAACAAAGTAAAGTACTTGAAATGTCTAAAATTCATAAGTTATTTACTGTATGTGAAAGGAATTCAAAGCAACAAGAAAAGAGCAATCCCagtagaataaaagacaaaagcaatttacagaggaggaaaccccAAAAGTTATCAAACATAGTAAGGTGCTCAGAATCATCGGTAATTTGataaattcacatttaaaaaacaatgagaCAGCACTTCACCTCTAACTCACAAACATTAGAAGTCTGAATAATTCTTGGAGTTGGTAGAAATGTAGGGATGTAAACCTTTAAGCACTGCTAACAGGTATACATGGAATAGAAACCAGTACAGCCATTCCAGATAACAAATGAGCACTActtcattaaattaaatatatgctgctgttaaaaaaaaaaagtcactggatATATTTAAAATGGCAAGAAAGACCttattcaagactattgcaatagcAGAGAGAGGCTGAATTCAACTCCACTGAAACAAAAGGCAGTAAGATTCTTAAACGCTGGGAGGAGCTAATAGAAAACTACTAGAGAGTACTAAAGGACATCAGTGTAGGGAGGGTGGCCAATGTGATTAGGtcatctgtgtttgctaattgtcACTTTCCAAGGGTAGGCTTTTCAAGAGTAGGCTTCTACCCTCCCATAGAGACTGAGAAATGTGGTTCTATTGCCTTCAATGATCATATCTCAAAAGGCTGACTCCAAGATCCTTGAGCAAGACTTTTCTGGGTTGTAGAAGATTTACATATTCTATAGGGAAAAACTTGATAATTAGAATTAAGAATTTAAACAGAAAGAATTTACAGGTGGGtgcagtagcttatgcctgtaattccagcactttgggaggccaaggcaggtagatcacttgagcccaggagtttgagaccagctagggcaacatagtgagaccctgtgtctacaaaaaaaattttttttaatagccagagtagtctcagctactccagaggctgaggtgggaggattgcttgagcccacgagatggaggttgcagtgaaccctgatcctgccactgcactatagcctggctgacagagaaagacactatctcagaaaagaaagaaacagcgaaagagagaaggaaggaaggaaggaaggagggaggtgagggagggagggacagagggggaaagagagaaagagagagagagaaagagagagagaaagaaagaaagaaagagaaagaaagaaagagaaaaaaagggaaagaaagaatttaCAATTGCATATTTTCTCAAGTAAATGCTCTAAGCAAAAGGAGGTCAGGGATCTATAGTCAGGGAGAAATCAGTCTAAATTTTAGTCAAGCTGAGAAGAACATTAATTCTGTCTTGGTCAATGCCTATTAGCAATTTCATTCCtggagatggatggatagatatgtAGACAGATAGGCAAATATGTACAAGTATGTTCACTGGCACTATTTTTAGGACCAGGAGCAGGAAGTTGGAGTCCACCAAGATGCCTATCTCTGGGAGAATGGATAGGCAAAGTATGATGGATATACAATTATGTAGGTTAAATATAAATTGCCTTGCATCAGTTTCCTCAGCCCAGTTCAGACACCAGCTGTAGCTTTTCACACTGACAGCTTTCCACCTCAACCTTCTGTAGCATGTCTATTAACTTTTCACACTTTGAACTTTCACTCAAACTGTGGGAGCTTGCTCTGCCCACACAAATTGTACAATAGCTCTTGAAGCTTCTGTCTGGAAGTAAATTATAACATTTCATTGTGGTAGGGTGATCAGACCGAACACCAGGTCATTGGGGCAATGAAGTCCAgtggagtcaaaggaatgagaaaagacagtttgagagatAAAGTGGGTCCAGGGGGCCAACGTGAGTATGGAGGCTGTGAAGGCCCAGAGTTCTGGAAGCCCAgactatttattggtgatcaaacaaagaaacaggtggtaaGAATGTGGGGTTGAAAGGGAGCATTGCATTAAGCACCTGATTTACAGttgtgatggtttagcatttatATGGCCAATTCCAAGACACAATCAATCTAGGAGACTGGGagggctagaagcaaggagccagcaagtctagacataTTCCAAAGCCATGAGGGGTTTCATGCCCTGAGCCCTGGATTCTATCCAACCcacgaggggttttatgccctgggcttagattaTGGTGCATCAGGGTAGCCTTCCACCCtttagcacagagcttggtgttccaaaggccatgaggggttttagaccctggaccctggacatgttccaagactcttttacattatgtcagacatgcaagccctgcctcaccTTCTCCCAATACTCAGCTTTCCTCTCAACAtgccccccttttctttttcataaaaccGCCACAGCTATCATTGCTTGTTCTTGATGACGGCTTTCTCTTCAGAGGCAGCTTCCTCTTCAGAGGTGGCTTCTGCATCTGTAGACTAAAAGGAGACAGCACAAGCACACAACCACCAGAACAAAATCCACAAATGTAGAGCCTCCAATGGCCTTCAACTGTAAATCTTTTGGAATGGGATAAGAGTTTTTTAAGGATCTCAGTTACAATACAAATAGATGGTGATGTCTCCCATGGTCTATTTAGAGACACAGGGATCCAAACTCCTTCCCTGGCTTTAATTATCAAGACAGTTTGATTTTTATCAAAGGTTGAATCAAGGCAGGTAAACAAGCAACATTCAGGGCATGTAATAAAGTGTGTATTTATATCAAGAGTAACATTTCCTATTGCTAGCACAACTTTGAATCCAAAAGGTCCcattggagagaaaagaaagagcattTTTATCCTTACCTCCCTCCCCtctgttcattttatattttccctCTCAGACTTTGACTGGACTTTGAGCCATAGCTAATTTCCATAATTCAGAATATTCCTGTCTGTCCCTGCAAATCTCTGCTAGTCTTTGCTAGTCTCTATGTTTGTACCTCTTTAGGGCACTGACCAGTACCTCTCTAGGGCACTGACCTTACATTGCTAGTCTTTGCTTTTGTACCTCTTTAGGGCACTGACCTTATATTGCTAGTCTTTGCTTTTGTACATCTTTAGGGCACTGATCAGTATCTCTTTAGGGCACTGACCTTATATTGTTAGTCTTCATCTATCCCTGCCTGTCCCTGTCTGTCCCTATGATACCTGTTAGTTCCTGTGAGTTCCTGCAAGTCCCTGTCTTTTCCTATCTATCTCTATTTATCTCTATCTCTACTTACTTATCTCTACATCTTCCTGGAAACCTTTTTTATGGCCCTGGGTAGAGCTCAGAAATCCACACTTTAAGCTTCAGCAAGAGACAAAACAGGGACCCCGGACCTGGAACCAGATTGAAGGGAACAGGAAGTGCTCTCCCCTCCCAAAGCAGGAAAACCAGAGTTTGGCCCTTGCAAATTTCTACTCCACATCAGCATCATCCTCAGTTTCCTGGAATGAATTGTTGATCATGGCAATTAACACATTTAGCAAAACAATGACCATTGTAACATTATAGACTCCATAACGAACATAACCAATATTTTCAATGAATTTGTGGTTATAGTTGATGACCACTGATTTCACTTCAGAAAGTCCAAATATAGCCCAGAACAGTGTCTTAAAACTCTCTTCAACTGTTGTGAAggcttcattttgttttgcaCCAATGTAGTAGGAGTAGAAGTTGAACGTTCCAATCATAAAGGCCACAAACACCATAATGAATATGACCATGAACCTGAAGATGTCTTTGACTGCTCCTCCAAGCAACATCTGCAGAGGTCCAAAGCTTTCATTTGCTGGCAAAATACAAGCTATCCCAGAGAAACTCAAAACCACAGCAACTGCACAAAGACCTTTAGACACCATCTGAGGATCAGAGGGGTCCCACTCCCTCCTGGCCAAATTGTAGTATTTCACATTATCTCCCAATGTTACTTTTGTCAAGTCCTTCAAAGTATCATTTGTATCAACGATGCTCTGTGTTTCGGAAGCATGCCAGAATGCCCTGAATCTTACAATGAATGATGCTGAAAAAATTGCTAACATACCAAAATCAAGCATATTCCACAACTCAAACAAATATTCCTTGGGGCCTTGAGTCCAAATTTCTTTACATTCAGCCCATATCATGCCTCTGTTCTCATTAAATCTGTTTTTCTCTAGCAGAGGCAGGTTAACCATGAAACTGAAGCTTCAAGATGACTTTACTTGCCCAGGTTCCTTCTAAGTCCTcactttgtcttctttttctctaagTGGGGCCCTCTGAATAAACAAGCCTCAGATTCCACTGGGTCTTACACCCCATGCCTCACCCTCTACATAATAAATGCTTTAAGAAATTCGAGTAAGCAGAATGTTTGCTTTCActttgtcccattgttaccctggtTCTTCCGAGTACTCAGCTTTCCCACTGAGCTTCTTTCAGTCATCCTCGGGTGTCCGTTGATGATGCGTCCTCTGTTTTACACGCTCTAGCATTCCTTCATCGGAGTCTTTCTTGCCCCATGTTGGGCAGCCAGgaatgttggggtgatcagacccaacaccaggtcgtgGGGGCAATGAAGTCCAGTGgagtcaagagaatgagaaaagacagtttgagagatAAAGTGGGTCCAGGGGGCCAATGTGAGTATGGAGGCTGTGAAGGCCCTGAGCTCTGCAAGCCCAgactatttattggtgatcaaagaaacaggtggtgagaatgtggggtTGAAAGGGAGCGTTGCATTAAGCACAAGATTTACAGTTGTGATGGTTTAGCCTTTATATGGCCAATTCTAAGACACAATCAATCTAGGAGCCTGAGagggctagaagcaaggagccagcaagtctagacacattccagagccACAAGGGGATTTATGCCCTGGGTTTAGATTATGGTGCGTCAGGGTAGCCTTCCACCCTTTAGCACAGAGCTTAGTGTTCCAAAGGCCATGAGGAgttttagaccctggaccctggacatgttccaagactcttttacattatgtcagacatgcaagccctgcctcagcttctcccaacactcagcttttctcccaacacACTGGCCAAAGTAATTCTCATAGCCATGCCCAATTTCAAAGAATAGAAGAGAAGTGTAATTCTACCCCATGCCCGTAATGTAGAAAGCAGGTAATATTTAACAAGCAGCACTAATAACTAGAACACTCTCAAAATGCCAGACTAAGGTGATTTTGACTATTCATGCATGGCATGAAGATCCATGACCAGGAGTCATTTGTAATTTTGCTGAGGCATAAATTTGAATCACCCATGCTAATGAGGATGAGGTTGGTTGGAAGAAGTACAAAAGCAAGTTTGTTACCTGTGAGTGAGCCTAGATAACTACTCAGCATCCACATCACATCATATCACATCGCAACTTTGttctgacagagcaggagcatcgccatcttggacaagcccctcattctaaagttcaccttaataaaaaaaaaaaactgcctaaatccaaaAGCCATCAGTCTAATGActaaggtcagcatgaccataaaccacaaataacatctctaaccagaaacattccaaactcCTCCCCAACCAGAGACAGGCTAGCCCCGAGATAAACCCCCTCCAGCTGGGAAGATGCCAGTCTCGAGATGGCATCCCTCTGGCCAGAAAGATGCCTGCCCCAAGGCAAACTCCCCTCCACCCAGAGACATTCCAACCCCACCATAAAACTTCTCCCTCAAACAGGAACATTCGAAGCTTCTGATAAGCCCCCTCACCCTAAAACTAATAcatactcttagtctgtaagagaaagCACTCCTGATAGAAATTGGCCAGGAGTGTCTCTCAGGTTTTAACTAAAGAAAACCTGTCTTTAACTGCCAGCTGCATttcgtgtttctttcctctttaactCTTACATGTTCTACATTGTTGCATGTGTACTAATGTTTAAAGCATATATTTGCATTTCACAGGGGAAATTATCTGCCGGGATTCCCAGAGTTTTTGGAACATACTCAGTTTTGAACATAAGGATCCTTTCATTGATCCATTGATCACAGCTATGGACCAAGGCAAATGTTAATATTGGCTTCTATTCTCAGCCATAATCCTGCTCCATTCCTAAAATGCAGAGTGACTAAGATGCATACTGACAGGGAATCCAGTGAGTCCAATGTGTCAGAGAGATATTCACCCATCAAAGTGGTCTGAACACTGTGGAACTCTTCATTCCAAATTGTTAGAGAGTACGACATGGGAAAAAGCACTGGATTTGGAGCCAAACACTTACTATCTGAATAATCTGGGGCATGACATTAAACCATTCTTAGCCTTACTGTCTTCGTTAGTAAAATGAGGCTAATTACAACATGGCAGGTCATTTCTCCCTTCCTCACTATACTTTGTTCCTTCTACCCCTCACTACTTTTGAAATTATGCTATGAGAAATCGTCAAATTTAGCAAAGAAACGAGTTTGTGTCTCCATTACAATGAATCAGAAATACCTGCGCCTCTTTCTATAAAAGGAGGCACAGGCCATAAAGATCAACCTTTCCCTCTCAGCAGGGACCAGAATAGAGGACTTCATGTCCCTGATTCCAGGGGGAAATCTGAACCCTCAGGAGTAGAAGGGAGATAAGGAGATTAAAGACAGCAGAAGCCTCTGAATTATCTCCTAGAGTAGACTTTTGTAGACCAAAGGATAGTTCAATGAGGAAAGCAAAAAGCTGCTATATATCACCTTCTGTGTTTTCCTCCTGGTAATGAGCTATACCTGCATACCAGTCTGGACATTCTGTGACAATGGTtacaataattacaataataacaCTATCACTAAAGGTAGCTATAAATAAACAGGTGCTCAAAATCTGAAgtgttatatttaaatttttgggATTATACTTGTGGCCTCCTGGATTTCAGTTTATGTCACTGTAGAATTCCACCAGAGAGCAACTGATTAGGAACACATTTTGCAGTCCTTTATCTTGCTGAATCTAGAACCATCGCTTACAGTTTTCATGTCCTGAGCCTGTCTCCCAACTACTTTATCAGAGACTCCCTAACACACTTTTGAGAAATGAGTTACTCCACACATGTAAAAAGGCATGACAGATAGAGAAAAGTTTTCCAACCAAAACTAATCATTAGTGCTAGAGGTGGAAGAGTTCATATAGATCACTAGCACAGtgttgtccaatagaactttctacaTTGATGGACATGTTCTATATCTGCACTGTCCTGCACAAATGTGCCACTAGACACGTAcaactactgagcacttgaaatgtggctagtgagaCCTAGAAACCAAAATTTTAATTGGATATAATGTTAAgtaattttaatttgaatttaaatagTCACATGAGCCTGACATTCACTGTACTGGATAATTCAGATTTATGGCAAAGTTTCTTGACCTGAGGCCTATAGATCCTCTAGTATCCAAAAATAACCTTCAGAGATGCATAAAATTACCAAAATTGTAGATGAAATGTTGAGTATGCAAAACAATACTAATTGTCTTTCAATGATACATAACTATCCAAGAGCAAGTATTAAATAAAACAGTGGGTATCTATGGGGAGGATAGTACAGGGGTAGGAGTGGAAATGGGGATGGGAAGTgaagattaaaatataataaatacaaggACTAAACGTGATAGTGGACCAAGAATTGAAGAGAATAATGACTCAACTCTTCATTATCCAAGGCACTAAAAATAAAGGAACACATTATTTGTATAGGTGTTTTTCAAGGTCAGCCTTAGCTTTCATCAAATTCTCGGTGGAAGaatggttgagcccaggagtttgagatcagcctgggcaacatagtcagaccctgtctctacaaaaaaaaaaaaaaaagaaaaagaaaaacagctgtgcatggtggcatacacctgtagtcccagctactcgctactcgggaggctgaggtgggaggatcacttgagcccagaaggtcaaggctgcagtgagctgtgatcatgccacggcactccagcctggaagatagagtgagatcttgtctcaaaaagaaaaaaaatctcaatgaaATCCAAGACTTCACCTAACACGTGAAGCATCACCAACATAAATCCATTCTCTAGCCTCAGAAACAAAAGGGATGGGAATGGGTGTGGGTtggattaaataatataaaatctgcACAATTAAGATTGGCAGTTGGCTGGTTAACTGAGAAAGTGAATAATTTTATCTTAAAGtggaaaatctttaaaaaacagtACTCATATTACTCTGCATTATCTTCCTTCCATAAATCAAAACCATACTGCACCTTCTGATTTACCATTTGTTTCTCTAGATGAAGCAAGAACATTAACATATTTCTGAAGCAATCTGAGTACAGAATCCTTCTAGATTTTCACAAGTGTCCTAAAATTTTACACTTAGCCAGCCCACATCTAACTCAAAAGCAATCTTTTTTCAATTTAACTTAATGAGTTTTTCAAAAGCAAGAAAGTAGGGTTCATAAAaatatcctctctctcctctcaaaTGTCACCAGTTGTGGTGAGCAGAATAGTGGTCCCTGAAAGATGTCCGTGCCCTAATCCTTGGAACCTGTGAGCCTGttacctcacatggcagaagggacttCACAGTTATAATGAAGTTGGGAATCTTAACGTGAAGATACTATGCTAGATTATCCAGCAGGCCCAATCACAggggcccttataaaagagaagtGGAGAGCCAGAGTATAATTTAAAGATGCTATGGGGAAGGACTGAAGATGGAGGTAGGGGCCAGcgacaagccaaggaatgcaggtggcctcttgaagttgaaaaaataaagggGACAGATCTCTCTCCCTTAGAGCTTCTGGAAGAATGcatccctgccaacatcttgatttttttcaattattttaaagatggagtctcagtctgtcacccaggctggagtgcagtggcatgatcataactcactgcagccttgaacatctaggctgaagcaatcctcgcacctcagcctcctgagtagctgggaccacaggtatgagccactgcacctggctcaaaaACTTGATTTTAGTCTAGTGAAGCCCATTTCAGACTCCAATACTTTGGTAAGAtattacatttgtgttgttttaagccactaagtttgtggtgctttgttaaagcagcaacagaaaactagtGCACCAGTTTACATAATAGGTGATTAAATCAAATTACTATAAATGCAACGAGCATCAACTGGTTTGGGAACTAATGCAAATTATCCTTGGGAAACATATAACTCAACTTTTGAGACCAAAAGTCTACCAATGAATAAGTGAGGTGTACTAGCAATGATTATTCAGGATGCTGTGGATATTAATTAGCatgttttacaaaaaaattgagaTTACTCACTAATCCAGCCAGCCAGTCTCTTAATCCAGAAAGAGACCATTTATTTTCATGGCGAACTTTTATTGAATCACTACCTGCCAGGGACTATGCTAATTATTTTTACAATGACTCTATAAATATATACCATTATCAATTatattttaccaatgaggaaacttAAATTCAGAGTGATTAAATAACTTGTCTCATCACATAGTTAGTAAATGGCAGACTAACTAAGGAACACGTGAACTATGATCCACTAATGTGAAAGCTTAGGCTTTTAAGGCTCCTGCTGAATCTGAGTTTCTCTATTTCCCAGAAGCTAACGGAAATgtttcatttcacagataaaaagctacagctgggcacagtggctcatgcctgtaatcgcagcactttgggaggataaggcgggcagatcatgaagtcaggagttcgagaccagcctggccaacatgatgaaaccccatctctactaaaaatacaaaaaattagccagtcatggtggtgggcacctgtaatcccacctattcgggaggctgaagcaggacaattgcttgaacccaggaggcagaggttgcagtgagtcgagattgcgccattgcactccagcccgggcgacagtgtgagactcgaaaaaaaaaaaaagctacaattAGTCTAACTCATCTTAACTCCAGCAATGCAGTAGTCAAGATCACAGCAAGAAATAGAATAGCCATACCGGATAATTGGGAGGGAGTTTAATAAAAGGCTTTTACAAAGATGCATTTTTATACACACTCAGAAACATAAGTGAGTCATAACATAGTTTACTCCAcctcagagaaagagggaaaataagATTTGTGACAATGACATGACATAGTGTAAAGAACATAGTTTGTGATAAGGAAGCATAAATCAAGAAGTATACAGATATTTCATgactggagaaaaaaagagaaagaagtataAAGACATTTATCTTTGGTGTATTTAGCATTACATGACATTACTATGCAATTACATTTAAGGCGTGATAAATATGTGGCCATGTAGTGATTCCTCTTTAGCCACTTAGTACCTGTGTGCTCCTGGACAAGTCACTTACCCACTGTGAGCCTTTGATCCTTCATCTTAAATCACCTGCTACCATCTTCACACGGTTGCTtcggggattaaatgagataaggcaTGTGGAAGTGCTTAATCAACTAAAGCACCCTCTACAGATGTAAGGGATTGCAATTACGTGTGAAATAAGTGAAATGGATGATCAGCATGACCGACCACATTGTGAGACTAAAACAATCTTACTCGGCGCTCTCTCTGAAGTGAGTAGAATTTTAGCTCATCAGAGAAATGTCAGGTTTTGTTTAAAACCTTGCTGATATTAAAGGTTTGTTACCCAGGACCTCTCATCACTGCCTCTGacatctgggaaatgcaaattgagcatcattttaaaataaaacaagatgacAAATTAAAGTCTGGGCAGGTTCCTTTGCAATCACAACCTAACACTGCAACTGGTTCTTGTTAAAATGGTTTCAATAAATCCAGCTCTTCAATTCCCTCTTGCAATGTATAGTATTTAACTGTTGTTATACAGTGGG
Proteins encoded in this window:
- the LOC129533630 gene encoding short transient receptor potential channel 6-like translates to MVNLPLLEKNRFNENRGMIWAECKEIWTQGPKEYLFELWNMLDFGMLAIFSASFIVRFRAFWHASETQSIVDTNDTLKDLTKVTLGDNVKYYNLARREWDPSDPQMVSKGLCAVAVVLSFSGIACILPANESFGPLQMLLGGAVKDIFRFMVIFIMVFVAFMIGTFNFYSYYIGAKQNEAFTTVEESFKTLFWAIFGLSEVKSVVINYNHKFIENIGYVRYGVYNVTMVIVLLNVLIAMINNSFQETEDDADVE